CATCCTTCGCCCTGATCCAAATGGTATGTAGCCAAAATCTTGACCACGAAAATCCATGTTTGCCGCTTCACCACAAACACCGTCATCATTGAGCTTCGGAAGAAACCTCTCTGGCTTGAAGTCTAATGGGTTTGACCACACACGAGGATCACGGTGCAGTTTCCACAGATTGACGAACAGACGTGTGCCTGCTTTCACTTTATACCCACCTACATTGCAGTCTTCTATAGCCTCATGAGCCAGGGAGAGTGGGCCAGGTGGGTACAACCGGAGTGTTTCCTTGACGACTGCTTGGAGGTAAACTAGGTCATTGATATCACTTCCCTCTACATTTCTGTTCTTGCCAACTTTATTGTTAAGCTCATCCTGAGCCTTCCTTAAGGCACTAGGATTTGTAAGTAGTAGTGAGAGAGCCCATGTCAACGTAATTGATGTGCTGTCTGAGCCAGCTAATATAAGTTGCTGTCAaatagacaaaagataaatataaTTAACCATTTCAAGAAGGGAGGTATCaaccaaaataaataatttacaGAAGGTGTTAATTACATACAGACAGGTTGCTTTGATGACAGAATCACGATTGTAACCAAAGAACAGATTACCATTTTCTTCATCAAGAACTGACATCATTGCGTACATGAAGTCGTTCTCATCATCATAATTATTGTTAGCACCTCCTGTTACCGCGGTGCTTGATACTACTGTTTGGAGTTTCTTTTTCCGTCGATGCTCTTCAAGCCATTTGGAAGCAAACAAGTCCATCTCCTTGGCTACTCTCTTCATGTGTCTTTTTTGTCCATCGACATCCAGCCACCCAAGGAATGGAAGAACATCACATGCAACCGAAGTTCCTGCTAGTGTGAAGAATTCTATGATGGTCTTGTGGAGTTTtataccttcttcttcctcctcctccttgtTATGATAACCTACGGTGGCGTCTTCATGATCGTCTTTGTTCTTGATAAAAAGTAACTTTCCTACGATATCTTTCAACATCACATTCAAGGTTAGCTCTCTAAAAACTTGGGTCATATCGATTTTAACCAAACCTGTCGAAGCTATTGTACTATTTTGTTGGCTTTGGCTTTTCATCCAGCGTTGATGTAAACGTTTTATATAGTCGGAAGTCTCCAAGTAGGGGATATGCTTGAACAATTGGACACGCCTTTGTGAGAGTAAATGGATGTTAGAGATCTTATGGATCTCCCGCCAGAAAGAACCATACATCGAAAAAGCATACATGGCAAATGTGAGGTGCTTATTCGCCGAAGCAGCAGATGGACGACCAGCAAGGAATCTGTCGTTCGTAGTGAAGCATTCTTTACATATCTCCCAACTGCCCACAACCAAGGTTGGGTACATACCAAACCGAACCATGAAGATAGGTCCATATTTGTCAGACATgtgtgtaggtacacatttcatcttccgccacgtgtccacaaagacacacgcggaggacatgcggctgagagcatcaagatatgatatcacacgtggacagccaagagacgcaccttgtcaagatagcgtcgccacccaccagatccaacggtagaggatcgagaAGACATAAatactagaacactgcgaagcactggaggataacccaagagtcactttatcatatccccagaaagatctaagatctacggctggggatagtcagactgacgcagacaagaaaGGGGCAGAGAacaactgtctaccgcggacagacatctcaactacccgcattaaatgccctcaaacagcatacgtgtcagtcagccggtggaggaagcgcagatagcactgcatattcaaacggaacacgcagagagaaccgagaacacgaagacctctgcgtaagcggcacaagacacaagaggataaggttataacgggtttcagaagtggaccccacgtaaccatcctataaatacccctctctcccaagtgaagagggggcgaaaaatattgagaggagaataggagagagacagagagatagagaaagtgtaagtgaagttcctcctgctacgcatgcttatgttgatctcaaaatcattcgactatttctgtaaccttcatacatataatgaaaaacccaaacccgcagacagagaatcatataagttaatcgtttcgtctatgttcatgcatttatactttatatgttcaatttgATACTTATGGTaaatcatgttcgtacattttatacttcatccactatttatcttattgtatgagctaagaacaatgattgtagttgatgagacgagaaagagtattagaactctgagtcaaggattcgacataaccaatccattcccctcaggcgcagcttatttactgtattgtcatgagtctacGCGCATTATTTGTTaatactcagatgacattgaTCTCTGTGTTCACAATGTGCCAAGTTTTTTGAACAAAGGCGGTGTAGACCCTACTAGCTGAAGAAGATGGCCTATTATGGGCAATGCACCTGTAGCCTCAGGCGGCGATATTTCTGCATCgttgaaattgtttctttttgtaCACTTAGTAACAATCTGCCTTACCCATagataatagaagaaggataatatAGCTAATAAGTCTGCCATACTTGCTAATGGGCAGTAGTACTGGGGGTTGAAAATCGTCAAACCCATTGAATTTTGCAGCATCAGATGATGATATTACCGGTGATGATAACTATGACtgtgtgtgtatatataagtGAAGTAATGGAAAACTAGTAGCTCAATCTCATGAAACAAACGAAAGAATAGGATAGGTCCAGCATTGTTTAAATATAGGATAAATCAAGACTAGCTAACTTAGTTCATAGTTAATCTGACACAAAAGTAAAATTCACTATTTTGAATTGTCTGAGCAACTTGATTATATATAATTCATTGCCATTTATATACGTTCCACCAGGTGCACTCATATGATAAAGGATGTGTAAATTAAAGAACAGGATAAGAAGAACAAGACACATGAGACTTTAACCAACACAAATCGTCGGAATCAAGTTCCAACTGAGCAATTTTTTCTTGGTTTTGCTCCGGGAAAAAAACAAGTTGGGAGAGTAGAAAATTATGTCGATATAAATGTCAATGCTTACCTAGATCTATGAGAACACACCAAAACTTGATTGACATTTTTTTGGTCTAGTAAAGTAAATCAGTTCATTAAGTGTCACCCCGTTTAGTTTCGATGTGCGTCTCTCAAGCCAATTCTACTCTAAGCAAGCTAGACGCGTCTTGATTTAAATAGACAAATCTGGGCCGGGCTCACACGCACCCGGCACCGCTATGAAAAACGATTTTTTTGGGGAAcatgatttttttggggaccatgtttCTAtatttagtaagacatttagaagtaaatctaggtcacccgttatctagatatttatattaatacttagactaccctcctgattaattttgggtaatgcttagtgaaatcattagtgaaatgattaagctaaagaagtagaattattgagagagtaaagttagagaagatgaagaagaaaacacatGAAAAAaattaccaaccacaaccggaggaagattatttgggttatcaggtatgcttcaaacttagataatgttggtttaattgctccaaactttcaaaaaaaatgaaattttttatgtagatttgggccagttcggttaccatatgtcaagaacatgtaaccaaacacacctgaaagtgtagttcggtgacattttccaaacacgcaggttaccgaactcgctcgttaatggaggttttggtcgtacagtgtaatgttcggtttgcccgcaatgtaaccgaactttagggtctagaagttcggttgctttgcaaacaataactaaccgaactttacgtgaaaataaaattttaccaaCTGTACATAGTTCGGTTGGTTCGGAAACTTTTATCCAAAAGCTATATAACCGAACTCACCGATAAAAAAAACCGAAGTTACAGTgctatattcggttacctagtataaaatggtaggtaaccgaactttgaacttaacaatttatttgggtacatcttgtgtgttcggttacatatcaaattgctctaccaactgaacttaaagttcggtgatatccttattttgcgaaggaactgaATTTATGgatttgtgttgttctaatacaaggagttcgattaaaagtatttttttcgaATCAAccaaactctgagttcggttaagaaaaaattaattcgtgataaccaaactttttgcgacgaaatcgaatgttttgcgacgtaaccgaactaaaagttcggctgggaCTTGTTTTTTGCtacataaccgaacttttctctgaaaaaaacctccattaaacctctctgcaacttccgtTTTCAACTcaatttgatgattacttctcatttattcaaccaaaaacgaatgaaaagtaatgggtttgtgagaacatctttgttaatgttttacattaagctatatatagataggtggtggtggttggtggtggtggtaatcggcggtggtggtggaaggAGGTGGGTGTAGTAATCGGTGGttagtggtggtgataatcggaggtggtggtggtggtggtaatcggcggtggtgggcggtgatggtggttatatatatatataggtggttattaggttggttttaaattaaactaggttaaggataggttagtcatttcaatactttaggacaccccatataactatagggaaggtggcctaataaaatcatggtccctaaaaaatcattcatgaaaaacaatcggaTCCTTACAgatttttctttcaaagcacgaCTAGTTGCTATCTCAGCATTTTGATTACAATGTCTATTTTATGAAAACTAGAATTTCTAGGTAATTTTGCTCGATGACTTTTATGAGTGAAATATCAAGACTTCGAAGCTGTTTCCAGGCTCATATTTTTCAGGTAATTTTGTAAATTGTTTTTGCAATAATAGATATACAATGCTTGCAAATTTCGATGCAAAGTAACAGACCTACGAAACTTTGTCACATTAATTATCATTCATGTATATGTAACATCAAGGTGCCTTGAGTTTTCATCAATCCAAGGTTTTCAGGAACTCCAGAAAGAAAGTATGATCATCTAATATCGACCTCTGCAGCTTATAGAGACTACCGATTGATTCATCATGTAACACATCAAGTTTTTGATATCTTGATAAGTTCGGGTATATTAGATGTCTTAATTTTGAAATGGAAGCAGGTATCCCCTGGATCAAGGAACCACTCAAATATAACATACGCAAATTACTATTATTACAAGCTATGTATCTTCTTAGAATTCTCATTTTGGTGTCAAGTTGGCAACGAATTCATGTTCATAATTTATTTGCCTTGTTATCTTAAAAAAGAGAAGtatgtagaaaatatgatatcaaagacttaatgaaataacacaaaactaaactcaaacaaacttctcttaattgatgtgtttcgactcatggctcaacaacctatttatataattaacaaacttgactctcaagtaaaaagactttcctaaacaaaatcaaactctaacaagaaaCTTTTAGACAATTCTtacgtaaataaactcttaaaaccagtaatacttgcaacccaagtaaacttctaaaaacCGTACCATGGATCAACAACGCATGTTtatccattcacttcatgtcaactataccagttgatccaaccacattctgtcaactctcatagttTATCCATACTATTGTATCAACAATAGTTGTTGATCCCTtctgtcttcttcatagtatcttggtttattcttcaacatcctcccttaaaccaagatactctttgcTAATTATTCCAAGTTTTCCATGTAAGTAAATGAAagtgttagacttcaaagacttggtgaaaatatcatcCACTTGCTCTTCACTTTCAACAAACTCAACATCTATCTCCTTATTGCTTACAAGTTCTCTGATGTAATGATATTTGATATCAATATGCTTACTTCTTCCATGAAGTACTGGATTCTTAGTTAGTGAAATTAACTAAGAATCCTGAAAAAATGACTATTGTTTCACAAACtatcacaaactattgttgttggtgttgtttgttcttgaaacaaTGACTTCTCATTCTTAACCATACATCCTGTGTAGCACAGTTGCTAGCATCTATATACTCAGCTTCTGTTGTAGATAGTGCAACAACTTGTTGCTTCttagatgaccaagagaaaaaaccaGTTCCCAACTGAAATCCATAACTTGATGtacttcttcttccttctgtatCTCCAACACAATCACTATCAGTAAAACCAACCAGTTTTGGATCTTCTGAAACAATGTAGAAGATTCCCATGCTTATTGTTCCTTTTACATACTTCAGAATAcgttttgcagcttgtaaatgTGATTGTCTAGGATCTTCCATAAACCTACTAACCAACCCAACTGCATAcatgatatcaggtcttgtagcaTTCAAATATCTTAAACATCCAACAATACCTTAAAAATCTGTTGAATTCATAAGCTCTCCTGATCCATCTGTTGTAAACTTCAGTCTTTCTTCTACTGGTGTTAAAattggattacaattatccatcttgaaacgattcaaaattccttcagcatacctttgttgattaataaaaattcctctttcagtttgttgaagttcaataccaagaaaatatgacatcaaaccaagatctgtcatctcaaactccttcaccatatcctccctgaattcTTTGATCATCTCTGAACTATTTCCAGTAAATATGagatcatccacatataaacacactataatatgactgCCAAGACCATCATCTTTCAAATACAAAGTATGCTCATGTGGATATCTTGTAAAACTTTTCTTGAGAAAATAAGTCTATTCTTgcataccaagctcttggtgcttgtttcagaccatacaaagctttgtttagcttgtatacttcattctccttcccctccataatgTAGCCAGCTGGTTGCtcaacataaacttcttcttacaatactccattcaagaatgctgacttcacatccatctgaaaaATATTCCAATTCTTTTGTGCAGCTAAAGCAATAATCATTCTTACTGTATCAagtcttgcaactggtgcaaacacTTCTGAGTAATCAACTCCTTGTGTTTGTCTATATCCCTTAGCAACTAATCTTGCTTTCAATCTTTCTTTTTCACCATTTGACTTATATTTTGTTTTGTAAACCTACTTCATGACACCAATAGGTTTCTTTCCTAGTGGAAGTGTTGTCAGTTCCCAAGtgttattcttctcaattgactCCAATTCTTCATTCATGGCTTGAATCCAACCTTATTCTTTAACAGCTTCTTCATAAGCtacaggatcacaatctccaaacAATGCAAAGTTCaatacatcatcatcatcttcatcatctcttgttaaaacataatcattcaacctagcaggtatgatatattttcttcttggtcttggtcttgtattttatttttgtgttgttgTTTCAGTTCTTGCTTCCTCATGTTGTTCTTCAACATTGTCTTGAGCTTgtacttcttcttcatctacaaTTGGAACTGTTCTGACAGCAGTAGGTGAATCAACATTCCTTGTTGATCCATtattagttgaatcaatatttatTGTTGATCCAGTGTTATGTGGATCAACATTCGTTGTTGATCCATTATTCCAGTTCCATTTTGAATCTTCATTAAAGATCACATCTctatttgtaaacacttttcctGCTTCTGGGTTGTATAATTTATATCCTTTGGTTACTGAACTATAACCAACAAGGATACACTTCTCACTCTTGTCATTCAATTTCTTTCTTAGTTCTTTGGGTACATGTGCATATGTAATACACCCAAAAACTCTCATATGTCTTACACCTGGCCTTACACCTCTCCAAGCTTCTTCTGGTGTTATGTTGTTCAAACTATGTGTAGGACATCTTTTGAGTAAATACACAGCTGTGTCAACTGCATAACCCCAAAAACGttttggtaaatcttttgttcttcttatagttcttgccatctccattatggttctattcttcctctctgcaactccattttgttgtggtgtatatcttgCAGTTAGTTGACGTTGAATGCCATGTTCTTCCATAAACTTGTCAACAACAGTATATTCTTTGCCTCTATCAGTTCTCAAGATCTTGATACTCTTaccaatttgtttctcatcaTAAGCTTTGAAAATTCTAAAAGCTTGAAATGCATCACTCTTTTGTTTAAGCAAATAAACCCATGCatttctactaaaatcatcaatcaaatttatAAAATAATGATACCTCCATGTTAATTTACTTCAATAGGACCACACAAATCACTATGAACAATCTCCAATTGTTGATCAGCTCTTCTAGCTTTGTTTACTAGGAATGGATCTCTGTGCTGCTTGCCAAAGATGCAATTTTCACATCTTGATTCTGGTACCTCGATAAAGGTAAGCCTgacaccatctccttctttgttaatgtttgcaaactgttaaagttCACATGTCCCATCCTCTTATGCCATAACCAACAATCATCATGAACACTGCTACTGTAACAACTTTCCTTTTGATATtgaatattcaaaggaaataACCTGTTCTTGGTCATCTGAACTTTAGctatcaaccttcttcttctatctctgatgaaGCAAAAACCATTATAAATATTCATAGAATATCCTCTTTCAGACAACTGACCCATACTCAGCaaattttgatgtaaacctggAACATAAAATACATCCATGATGTATGCTTTTGAACCATTCTTAAGAAATATTCCAACTCTTCCTTTTCCCATAACTGGAATTGTAGAAATGTTACCAAACTTTACTGTTGATCTAACAGACTCATCAAGcttatcaaataaatcttttcttCCACACATATGATTTCTACAACCAGTATCTAAATACCACTTAAGTTGTGGTTGTTCTTCTGCTATGTGACATGCAAGTAGCatgttttcatccttattttcttattattcttcttcttgactTTCTGCAATATCAACTTTGAAATTTGCTTTGTAATTATTAACAACTGTCTTTCTTGGTTTTGGACACTCAGTAGCAATAtgtccaaaatctccacaatTATAGCACTGTATTTTTGATCTATCAAATGGATTCCTATAACTCCCATTATTTGATCTCCCTCCATTGTTGTATcctccttgaaaacctccagcaTAAGTTTTCCTTGATTGTTTCTCAAGCTAACTTGACTCTGAAGTGCCTCTTCAACTTGTTTTGTAGCAACTATTTTCTATTGTAATCTTTGTTCATAAGCTTGTAATGAACCCAACAACTCATTAAGGGTCATAGTTGCAACTGTGTTGCATTCTTCCATGGCAGTAACCTTTGATTCAAATTTCTCAGGCACGCTTCTTAAAATCTTCTCTACAATGGCTGAATCTTCTATATTATCACCATTAGCTTTCATCTCATTGACAAGGTTTAATGTTTTTGAGAAAAAATATGATATTGTTTCAGTAGTTTCCACCTGCAGTAATTCATACTTTCTCTTCAGAGTTTGTAATCTAACCTTCTTGACTTTGTCAGATCATGTGTAGTAGCTTACCAAACAATCTCATGCTGCTTTAGCTTGCTTAATATAAATCAATCTAtccatgagagattcatgaatACCTTGATGAAGAATGTATGTGGCTTTagaattcttctttctgttttcagtTAATAGGGTTTGCGCAGCTCCTTCACCTACAGCTCCTTCTATTGGTTCTACATAACCATCTTTCACAATATCCCATACCTCTTGGTATGTGAAAATATTCTCCATCTGCAACCTCCAGTGCTCGaagtttttaccttcaaacacaggtaccttaattgaacttaaaatcctcatcttcttcaactcaacaactcatacccacaaccctagaatctgataccagtgctctgatactagatgtagaaaatctgatatcaaagacttaatgaaataatacaaaactaaactcaaaaaaacttctcttaattgatgtGTTTCGACTCATgcctcaacaacctatttatatgattaacaaacttgactctcaagtaaaaaaactttcctaaacagaatcaaactctaacaagaa
This genomic stretch from Papaver somniferum cultivar HN1 chromosome 5, ASM357369v1, whole genome shotgun sequence harbors:
- the LOC113279787 gene encoding cytochrome P450 CYP82D47-like, whose translation is MSDKYGPIFMVRFGMYPTLVVGSWEICKECFTTNDRFLAGRPSAASANKHLTFAMYAFSMYGSFWREIHKISNIHLLSQRRVQLFKHIPYLETSDYIKRLHQRWMKSQSQQNSTIASTGLVKIDMTQVFRELTLNVMLKDIVGKLLFIKNKDDHEDATVGYHNKEEEEEEGIKLHKTIIEFFTLAGTSVACDVLPFLGWLDVDGQKRHMKRVAKEMDLFASKWLEEHRRKKKLQTVVSSTAVTGGANNNYDDENDFMYAMMSVLDEENGNLFFGYNRDSVIKATCLYQLILAGSDSTSITLTWALSLLLTNPSALRKAQDELNNKVGKNRNVEGSDINDLVYLQAVVKETLRLYPPGPLSLAHEAIEDCNVGGYKVKAGTRLFVNLWKLHRDPRVWSNPLDFKPERFLPKLNDDGVCGEAANMDFRGQDFGYIPFGSGRRMCPGINFAIQNIHMVLARFLHAFDFTAAGGLEIDMSMEGSGLTVPKATPLEVHILPRLPVTLY
- the LOC113279788 gene encoding uncharacterized protein LOC113279788 is translated as MNEELESIEKNNTWELTTLPLGKKPIGVMKYLNATRPDIMYAVGLVSRFMEDPRQSHLQAAKRILKYVKGTISMGIFYIVSEDPKLVGFTDSDCVGDTEGRRSTSSYGFQLGTGFFSWSSKKQQVVALSTTEAEYIDASNCATQDVWLRMRSHCFKNKQHQQQ